In a genomic window of Nitrososphaerota archaeon:
- a CDS encoding restriction endonuclease, translated as MDLVAELVRVAGPKRGQSILESTAEEMGVRSDSGDRALVALALCQSGWRPEDVAKHLSWKEFEAFCSKLFRASGYEVTENVVLIRPRVQIDMVARGRSHLLSVDCKHWKRSHSPSVLMRFARDQLRRSDLLRKRIADPNPIVSVILSFSEPSGSFAEGVAVVPLGALRSFLDSVESYSEFLSLR; from the coding sequence TTGGACCTTGTCGCAGAGCTCGTCCGAGTTGCGGGCCCCAAACGAGGACAGTCCATCCTAGAGTCGACTGCCGAAGAAATGGGGGTCAGGTCAGACTCTGGAGACCGGGCGCTCGTCGCCCTCGCGCTCTGCCAATCGGGCTGGAGGCCCGAGGACGTCGCCAAGCATCTTTCCTGGAAGGAGTTCGAAGCATTCTGCTCGAAGCTGTTCCGGGCCTCCGGATACGAGGTCACCGAGAACGTCGTCCTGATACGGCCTCGAGTTCAGATAGATATGGTGGCCCGGGGCCGGTCCCACCTCCTGAGCGTGGACTGCAAGCACTGGAAGCGCTCCCACTCTCCCTCCGTCCTCATGAGATTCGCGAGAGACCAACTGAGGCGCAGCGACCTCCTCAGGAAGAGGATAGCAGACCCGAACCCCATCGTATCAGTGATACTAAGCTTCTCGGAGCCTTCGGGGAGCTTCGCGGAGGGGGTCGCCGTGGTGCCGCTGGGAGCGCTGAGGAGCTTCTTGGACTCAGTCGAGTCCTACTCCGAGTTCCTCTCGCTCCGTTGA
- a CDS encoding NAD-binding protein — protein sequence MVKVVLCGMGAIGTEILRYLLERSHTVVGVVDSDPEKVGRTIAELTGLPLGTRVVASLRDLQLDGADAVVFSTKSRVAEMVDDVNYAASAGLDVVTTSEEMAYPEFSGKERVAALDALAKEKGVSVVGVGVNPGFVMDWVPAVVASASKNPTSIHVVRSVDVSMRRRQLQAKTGVGFTKARFDKDLQEGILGHVGLIESAHLIALSLGKELLGLKQGIFPVLGSEEYVMGVRQFAEGMAGNCLVRLDLEMSLTSADFDVVEVKGEPSLKLRFEKGVFGDSATVALVVHALERVGGARPGLLTVLDLPLRPA from the coding sequence GTGGTCAAGGTCGTCCTCTGTGGGATGGGCGCCATTGGCACTGAGATTCTGAGGTACCTGCTGGAGCGGTCGCACACGGTCGTGGGGGTGGTAGACAGCGACCCGGAGAAGGTCGGGAGGACGATTGCGGAGCTGACCGGGCTCCCCCTAGGGACCCGGGTGGTGGCTTCGCTGCGCGACCTCCAGCTCGACGGCGCGGATGCGGTGGTCTTCTCGACAAAGTCCCGTGTCGCTGAAATGGTCGACGACGTCAACTACGCAGCGTCTGCGGGACTGGACGTGGTGACGACCTCCGAGGAGATGGCCTACCCAGAGTTCTCGGGGAAGGAGAGAGTCGCTGCCCTCGACGCATTGGCCAAGGAGAAGGGCGTCTCAGTGGTCGGAGTCGGGGTCAACCCTGGCTTCGTCATGGACTGGGTGCCCGCTGTGGTTGCGTCGGCTTCCAAGAACCCTACGAGCATACACGTCGTCAGGTCGGTCGATGTCAGCATGAGGCGACGCCAGCTGCAGGCCAAGACCGGGGTCGGCTTCACCAAGGCGAGGTTCGACAAGGACCTGCAGGAGGGCATCCTCGGTCACGTCGGGTTGATCGAGTCGGCCCACCTCATCGCGCTCTCTCTCGGCAAGGAGCTCCTAGGTCTCAAGCAGGGCATCTTTCCCGTGCTAGGTTCGGAGGAATATGTGATGGGGGTCAGGCAGTTCGCCGAGGGGATGGCCGGAAACTGCCTTGTGCGGCTCGACCTCGAAATGTCGCTGACATCGGCAGACTTCGACGTGGTCGAGGTCAAGGGGGAGCCGAGCCTCAAGCTCAGGTTCGAGAAGGGGGTATTCGGCGATTCCGCGACCGTGGCGCTGGTGGTCCACGCGCTCGAGAGGGTCGGGGGAGCGAGGCCTGGCCTGCTGACTGTGCTCGACCTTCCCCTTCGGCCTGCTTGA
- a CDS encoding DUF296 domain-containing protein gives MARIYNLPAGSTLPDDVLRIAVKEKISTARVEAIGGVKKLRLAYFNHKEKEYEEHQYDEFLEVTGILGNITLKDGKPFLHAHGTFGRKDMSVLGGHVMSAIVFPLLEVVITPTENTALRRFDDETGLNLIDSTQG, from the coding sequence GTGGCGAGAATCTACAACCTGCCGGCGGGTTCTACCCTGCCAGACGATGTACTAAGGATAGCTGTGAAGGAGAAGATCTCCACCGCCAGGGTCGAAGCGATCGGAGGGGTCAAGAAGCTCAGGCTCGCCTACTTCAATCACAAGGAGAAGGAATACGAGGAGCATCAGTATGACGAGTTCTTGGAGGTCACCGGGATCCTCGGGAATATTACGCTCAAGGACGGAAAGCCCTTCCTTCACGCCCACGGGACGTTTGGAAGGAAGGACATGAGCGTCCTCGGCGGCCACGTCATGTCTGCCATTGTCTTCCCCCTGCTCGAGGTTGTGATCACTCCTACTGAGAACACCGCTCTGAGGAGGTTCGATGACGAGACTGGCCTGAACCTTATCGACAGCACGCAAGGGTAG
- a CDS encoding DUF99 family protein, with translation MRLHLNKPGIRALGVAESFKQGQKRSVIAGVVMRSDLIVDGLAFGHTSVGGDDATAAIASLFRRFRRNDINLIMVSGAILSLYNIIDVDELSAKTKLPVICLTYKETSGIEGSIRKHFPERAEEKLEAYRRLGRRTGFNLASGHRVFARLSGLDRGEARSTIDRFTRQGSIPEPVRVARLLARAVLVR, from the coding sequence TTGCGCCTCCACCTGAACAAGCCGGGAATCAGGGCGCTCGGAGTCGCCGAGAGCTTCAAGCAGGGCCAGAAGAGGTCGGTGATCGCTGGGGTCGTAATGAGGAGCGACCTGATCGTCGACGGCCTCGCCTTCGGCCACACGTCGGTGGGCGGGGACGATGCGACTGCGGCAATCGCCTCCCTTTTTCGACGGTTCAGGCGAAACGACATCAACCTCATCATGGTCTCCGGCGCAATCCTAAGTCTGTACAACATAATCGACGTAGACGAGCTGTCAGCCAAGACCAAGTTGCCGGTCATCTGTCTGACCTACAAGGAGACGTCCGGGATCGAGGGCTCCATCCGGAAGCACTTTCCTGAGCGAGCCGAGGAGAAGCTCGAGGCCTACAGGCGCCTAGGGAGACGAACGGGATTCAACCTCGCGTCCGGCCATCGCGTCTTCGCAAGGCTGTCCGGCCTTGACAGGGGCGAAGCAAGGTCCACCATCGACAGGTTCACCAGGCAGGGCTCCATTCCAGAGCCAGTCAGGGTCGCGAGGCTGCTCGCGAGGGCGGTCCTCGTCAGATGA